In Mycoplasma feriruminatoris, the sequence ATGTCTCTTTGTTTTTGAGTTAAATTTTTTAAAGGAGTGTTTAAGTCAATATAGTAATAATCACACAAAATTCTAAACTTTTGTCATTCAATATTTTTTGTGTGCATAAAGTTTTTATAATAAACTACACCACCTTGATTAATTGATAAATTAAGATCAGGAAGTATTAAATTAATATCTGGTTCTAAACTAACACCTAACCCATTACATAATTCACAAGCACCTAATGGAGCGTTAAATGAAAATAATCTAGGTTCTAGTTCTGGAACTACAAAATCACAAACTTTACATGAAAAAGAAGTTGAAAATAGTTTTTCAGACTTATTAGAATTAGGATAAACTATTTTAATTAAATTATTTGAATATTTTAACCCCATTTCAACAGCCATAAATATTCTTGAATTAATTTCATCAGTGTTATGATAAATAATTCTATCAACAACAATATCTATATTATGTCTTTGGTTTTTTTCTAAAATAATTTGATCATCTAACATTCTTAATTGATCATCAACAACAACTCTAATAAATCCATCATTTCTTAGCTTTTCTAAAGTATCAATATGAGTTCCTTTTTTATCTCTTATAACTGGAGATAATATATGGATTTGCTCATTATCAGTAGTTGATTGTTTAATGTTTTCAACAATTTCTTTAATACTTACTGCTTTAATTTCTCCATGATTATTAATACAATAGGGTTGACCTATTCTTGCATATAATAAACGTAAATAATCATAAATTTCAGTAACAGTTCCAACAGTTGATCTTGGGTTATGACTTGTAGTTTTTTGATCAATTGAAATAGCAGGAGATAAACCTTCAATAGAATCAACATCAGGTTTTTCATTACCACCTAAAAATTGTCTTGCATACGCTGAAAGTGATTCAATATATCTTCTTCTTCCTTCTTGATAAATTGTTGAAAAAGCTAAAGAAGATTTTCCAGATCCACTTAAACCAGTAAATACAATTAATTTATTTTTAGGTATTTCTAAATCAATATTTTTTAAATTATGTTCTCTAGCACCTTTTATTATTATTTTATCTGTTGACATGTTATCTCCTAATTTGAGTTTTTCTCATTTTCAAGCTCAATAATTGTATCTCTTAAAACAGTGGCTCTTTCAAAGTCAAGATCTTTTGCTGCTTGTAACATTTCTTGACGTAAATTATCAATAGTTTGTTGAATAGTTTGAACTTTTTGTTTTTTATCTTTAATTTTTTTAGCTTTAGCTAATGTTTTTTTAGTTTGTTCACTTAGTATTGATTCAGTAATTGCTTTTGAAATTGTTTTTGGAATAATATTATGTTCTTGATTGTATTTTTGTTGAATCTCACGTCTTCTGTTAGTTTCTTTAATTGCTTCATTCATTGCTTGACTAATAGTATCAGCATACATTATTGCTTTACCATTAACATTTCTAGCAACTCTTCCTATTGTTTGAATTAAAGAACGATAGTTTCTTAAAAATCCTTGTTTATCAGCATCTAAAATACATACTAAACTAACTTCAGGTAAATCTAATCCTTCTCTTAATAAGTTAACTCCAACAACAACATCATAAACTCCTTTTCTTAGATCATTTAAAATCTCACTACGTTCTAGAGTTTTTAATTCTGAGTGTAAATAAGCTACTTTAATATTTTTTTCTTGTAAAAAAGCAGTTAAATCTTCACTCATTCTAATTGTTAAAGTTGTGATAAATACGCGTTCATTTTGTAATTTTCTTAAATGAATTTCATTAATAATATCATCAATTTGATTAGTTGTACTTCTAACTTCAATTTGTGGATCTAATAGTCCAGTTGGACGAATAATTTGTTGAACAACATTATTTTTAACTAATTCTAATTCATAATCTCCAGGTGTTGCTGATGTATAAATTACTTGTTTAATTAAACTATTAAATTCATTAAAATCTAAAGGACGATTATCTAAAGCTGAAGGTAATCTAAAACCATATTCAACTAATGTTTGTTTTCTTGATCTATCGGTGTTATACATTCCTCTAATTTGAGGAAGTGTAATGTGTGATTCATCAATTATAGTTAAAAAATCATCATGAAAATAATCTAATAAACAATATGGTCTTTGACCAGGAGCTCTAAAATCTAAATGAGAAGAATAGTTTTCAATACCACTGCAAAAACCAAATTCTTCAAGTGATTCTAAATCATATTTAGTTCTTTGTTCTAATCTTTGCGCTTCTAAAAGTTTATTTT encodes:
- the uvrB gene encoding excinuclease ABC subunit UvrB, with the protein product MFIQNNKYKLVTKYKPSGDQAQAIEQLNKGILENKKHQVLLGATGTGKTFTIANIIAKHNKQALVIAHNKTLAMQLYYELKEMFPENRVEYFVSNFDFFQPEAYIPSKDLYIDKDSRQNMELDMMRLSASNALLTRNDTIVVASVAALFALQNPLEYSSAFIELKIGQKIKKNELLTWLVRSGYTRNDIENQLGSFSAKGDVIKIVPGWVNNIMFRISLFDDEIESIHTLNTITNSILDSITVVTIHPAQSYITPQDKLKTICNNIRNELVQRLAELQSQNKLLEAQRLEQRTKYDLESLEEFGFCSGIENYSSHLDFRAPGQRPYCLLDYFHDDFLTIIDESHITLPQIRGMYNTDRSRKQTLVEYGFRLPSALDNRPLDFNEFNSLIKQVIYTSATPGDYELELVKNNVVQQIIRPTGLLDPQIEVRSTTNQIDDIINEIHLRKLQNERVFITTLTIRMSEDLTAFLQEKNIKVAYLHSELKTLERSEILNDLRKGVYDVVVGVNLLREGLDLPEVSLVCILDADKQGFLRNYRSLIQTIGRVARNVNGKAIMYADTISQAMNEAIKETNRRREIQQKYNQEHNIIPKTISKAITESILSEQTKKTLAKAKKIKDKKQKVQTIQQTIDNLRQEMLQAAKDLDFERATVLRDTIIELENEKNSN